The following proteins come from a genomic window of bacterium:
- a CDS encoding periplasmic heavy metal sensor, with protein MRKTIIIIAIVAFAGVIAAQAIAPPPPAPPKYHRKPLKFHRGDWSFGMNIHAIRKLAKEIGLTEEQLKKIREIRRDAQKDMVDLKADLQKSIIDLKEIASDPKATRVQIEGAAKKVLEKGDALKLRRLRMFLDVRDVLTPEQREKLMDLISRPRMMSPKSSK; from the coding sequence ATGAGAAAGACAATCATAATAATAGCCATTGTAGCTTTTGCTGGGGTCATAGCAGCGCAAGCCATTGCTCCGCCACCACCGGCACCACCAAAGTATCATCGCAAGCCCCTCAAATTTCACCGTGGGGATTGGAGCTTCGGAATGAACATTCACGCTATCCGAAAGCTCGCAAAGGAGATCGGGCTTACTGAGGAGCAGCTGAAAAAGATACGCGAAATACGCCGCGATGCACAGAAAGACATGGTCGACCTTAAAGCTGACCTTCAAAAAAGCATTATAGACCTCAAGGAAATCGCGAGCGACCCCAAAGCCACAAGGGTTCAAATTGAGGGCGCAGCTAAGAAAGTGCTTGAGAAAGGTGATGCGCTAAAACTAAGACGGCTGCGCATGTTTCTCGATGTTAGGGATGTCCTAACACCTGAACAGCGAGAGAAACTCATGGACCTTATCAGTCGACCCAGGATGATGAGTCCAAAATCCTCTAAATAA
- a CDS encoding GAF domain-containing protein, with product MKDEFEKILDNVRAIVDSEKSRNEKLASICRLLYDSIPHYDWVGFYLADSEHQQLILGPFIGEPTEHVKISFGSGICGQAAEKLCTFAVPDVTAESNYLACSPKVKSEIVVPVMKEGKIVAELDIDSYTLDAFKSDDKELLEQICQWFAELF from the coding sequence ATGAAGGATGAGTTCGAAAAAATTCTTGATAATGTCCGAGCCATAGTTGATTCCGAAAAATCCAGAAATGAAAAATTAGCATCAATATGCAGACTTCTTTATGACAGCATACCCCATTATGACTGGGTGGGGTTTTATCTTGCCGACTCCGAACACCAACAGCTAATATTAGGACCATTCATTGGCGAACCTACGGAACATGTCAAAATATCTTTCGGTAGCGGAATCTGCGGTCAGGCAGCCGAAAAACTTTGCACCTTCGCCGTTCCCGATGTAACCGCTGAGAGCAACTATCTCGCCTGCAGCCCAAAAGTAAAATCAGAGATTGTGGTCCCCGTGATGAAAGAAGGGAAAATCGTCGCTGAACTCGATATCGATTCATACACGCTTGATGCTTTCAAATCTGATGACAAGGAACTACTTGAACAAATCTGCCAGTGGTTCGCAGAACTATTCTGA